A stretch of the Musa acuminata AAA Group cultivar baxijiao chromosome BXJ2-7, Cavendish_Baxijiao_AAA, whole genome shotgun sequence genome encodes the following:
- the LOC103991306 gene encoding uncharacterized protein LOC103991306 — protein sequence MTSHGVALATAVAVSGTVILIALCRQKPFSVSAGAGAAAADRNSTPPWHHLRSCISSSGKTGNRKKKQQHRKKRVQFAAEVAEFSCSEPPAAEEENQEQEAAEEERPRAPPGMPANRVALYNGILQDRLMQRMACCY from the exons ATGACCTCTCACGGGGTGGCCCTGGCCACTGCCGTGGCCGTCTCCGGTACCGTCATCCTCATCGCCCTCTGCCGCCAGAAGCCCTTCTCCGTCTCCGCTGGAGCCGGCGCCGCTGCCGCCGATAGGAACTCGACTCCCCCTTGGCACCACCTGCGGTCCTGCATCTCCTCCTCCG GGAAGACGGGAAAcagaaagaagaagcagcagcatcgGAAGAAGAGAGTCCAGTTCGCAGCGGAAGTGGCGGAGTTCAGCTGCAGTGAGCCCCCGGCGGCGGAAGAAGAAAACCAGGAGCaagaggcggcggaggaggagcggCCGCGGGCGCCGCCAGGGATGCCGGCGAACAGGGTGGCCCTGTACAACGGCATCCTCCAAGATCGGCTCATGCAGCGGATGGCCTGCTGTTACTGA
- the LOC135616965 gene encoding G-type lectin S-receptor-like serine/threonine-protein kinase SD2-5 isoform X1 — MKALVLPLIAPFFFFLSPCVGSIQTTQLSPGFRGSEMEWIDNNGLFLLSNSSGFAFGFTTYNSSDTTSFLVSVIHQGSGTIVWTANRDAPVSHSDEFVFDKDGSAYLKSGGDVIWSTNTSGQGATRMELLDSGNLVLLGGGDGSSSASPLWQSFDHPTDTLLSGQSFTKGMLLVSDPSDSGLRYHLRIDSEDAKLFAEFASPQLYWSMQRDARKIDNQVGGDIRSAVLESNSWNFYDQNQSRIWQFIVDSADTSENVTRMAVLDTSGSITFSILPSSGQRNPSSIKIPEDSCDTPEACHPYFICYPGIRCQCPSVLSLDSNCNPGNVSSCDLSTSFKLAKVDDGVGYFATSFVSPSAKSNVTGCKDACLDNCSCAALFYDEKSGSCFLFDQIGSFKQIQSNTASYTYIKVTSNADGGKGSNGQGSSGSKTLMIVLIISFMTVAVIATLVYLACRIHRRKKIPEPSQGSSEEDNFLEGLSGMPVRFSYRELQMATDDFSVKLGEGGFGSVYLGKLPDGTRIAVKKLESIGQGKKEFRSEVSIIGSIHHIHLVKLRGFCAEGAHRLLAYEYMAKGSLDRWIFKKNQRDFSLDWDKRYNIALGTAKGLAYLHEDCESKIVHCDIKPENVLLDDNYHAKVSDFGLAKLMTREQSHVFTTLRGTRGYLAPEWITNYAISEKSDVYSYGMVLLEIIGGRKNFDPAETSEKSHFPSYAFKKMEEGKLKEIFDADLIYNDMDGRMETAIKVALWCIQEDLYLRPSMTKVVQMLEGLQDVPQPPTSSQLGFRLYANAFKAISEEGTCSGSGPSDCNSDAFLSAVRLSGPR; from the exons ATGAAGGCGCTTGTACTTCCCCTGATCGCGCCCTTCTTCTTTTTCCTGAGTCCGTGCGTCGGCAGCATCCAGACGACCCAACTCAGCCCCGGATTCCGGGGCTCCGAAATGGAGTGGATCGACAACAATGGGCTCTTCCTCTTGTCCAACAGCTCCGGTTTCGCTTTCGGCTTCACCACCTACAACAGTAGCGACACCACGTCCTTCCTGGTCTCGGTGATCCACCAGGGGAGCGGCACCATCGTCTGGACCGCCAACCGGGACGCGCCGGTGTCCCACTCTGACGAGTTCGTGTTCGACAAGGACGGCAGCGCGTACCTCAAGTCCGGTGGGGATGTGATATGGTCAACGAACACCTCTGGCCAGGGAGCGACGCGGATGGAGCTGCTGGACTCGGGCAACTTGGTACTCCTCGGCGGCGGCGACGGTAGCAGCAGCGCGTCGCCCCTTTGGCAGAGCTTCGATCATCCGACGGACACCCTCCTTTCTGGCCAGAGCTTCACCAAGGGAATGTTGCTGGTGAGCGACCCCAGTGACAGTGGCTTGAGGTATCATCTCCGAATCGACTCGGAGGATGCGAAGCTCTTCGCGGAATTCGCGTCACCCCAGCTCTACTGGTCCATGCAGCGTGACGCTAGGAAGATCGATAACCAGGTCGGCGGCGACATACGCTCCGCGGTGCTCGAATCCAATTCATGGAACTTCTATGATCAGAATCAATCTAGAATTTGGCAATTCATCGTGGATTCAGCTGACACCAGTGAGAATGTCACGCGAATGGCTGTTTTAGACACCTCTGGCTCCATCACATTCTCGATCCTCCCCAGCAGCGGCCAAAGAAACCCTTCGTCGATCAAGATCCCGGAAGACTCGTGTGATACACCTGAGGCCTGCCATCCATACTTCATATGTTACCCGGGCATCCGCTGTCAGTGCCCAAGCGTTCTCAGCTTGGACTCGAACTGTAATCCCGGTAATGTTTCTTCTTGTGACCTGAGCACTTCATTCAAGCTTGCCAAAGTTGATGATGGAGTTGGGTATTTCGCCACTAGTTTTGTCTCACCCAGTGCAAAGTCAAACGTGACAGGGTGCAAAGATGCATGCCTGGATAACTGCTCGTGTGCTGCCTTATTCTATGATGAGAAATCCGGCAGTTGTTTTCTTTTTGATCAGATTGGGAGCTTCAAGCAGATACAGAGCAACACAGCCAGTTACACTTATATCAAAGTGACCAGCAATGCAGATGGTGGCAAAGGATCAAATGGACAAGGAAGCAGTGGCAGCAAGACCTTGATGATTGTCCTAATCATCTCGTTCATGACTGTTGCAGTGATAGCAACTCTCGTCTATCTTGCTTGCAGGATTCATCGGAGGAAGAAAATACCAGAACCATCACAGGGGTCCTCAGAAGAAGATAATTTCTTGGAGGGACTATCTGGGATGCCGGTCAGGTTCAGCTACAGAGAGCTTCAAATGGCTACAGATGACTTCTCTGTCAAGCTCGGCGAAGGAGGGTTTGGCTCCGTCTATCTAGGAAAGCTTCCCGATGGCACAAGAATCGCAGTGAAGAAATTGGAAAGCATTGGCCAGGGGAAGAAAGAGTTCCGCTCCGAGGTGAGCATAATAGGCAGCATCCACCACATTCATTTGGTCAAACTTCGGGGTTTCTGTGCAGAAGGCGCACACAGGCTTCTGGCATATGAATATATGGCAAAAGGATCTTTAGATAGATGGATATTTAAAAAGAATCAAAGAGATTTTTCACTGGATTGGGATAAGAGGTATAATATAGCTTTGGGCACGGCAAAGGGGTTAGCTTATCTCCATGAAGACTGTGAATCAAAGATAGTTCATTGTGATATTAAGCCTGAAAATGTGCTTCTAGATGACAATTACCACGCAAAGGTATCAGATTTTGGACTAGCAAAGCTTATGACAAGGGAACAAAGCCATGTATTCACAACATTGAGAGGCACGAGGGGATACCTTGCACCAGAATGGATTACAAACTATGCCATATCGGAGAAAAGTGATGTGTACAGTTATGGTATGGTCTTGCTTGAGATAATTGGTGGCAGGAAGAACTTTGATCCTGCAGAGACTTCTGAGAAATCCCACTTTCCTTCATATGCTTTCAAAAAGATGGAGGAAGGCAAGTTAAAGGAAATTTTTGATGCCGACTTGATATATAATGACATGGATGGGAGAATGGAGACTGCAATTAAAGTTGCCTTGTGGTGCATTCAGGAGGACTTGTATTTAAGACCATCAATGACTAAAGTAGTCCAAATGCTAGAAGGACTACAAGATGTCCCTCAACCTCCGACATCATCGCAGCTGGGCTTCCGGCTTTATGCTAATGCGTTCAAGGCTATTAGTGAAGAGGGAACATGTTCAGGTTCAGGGCCATCAGACTGCAACAGCGATGCATTTCTATCTGCTGTTCGCCTATCTGGGCCTAG ATAG
- the LOC135616965 gene encoding G-type lectin S-receptor-like serine/threonine-protein kinase SD2-5 isoform X2: protein MKALVLPLIAPFFFFLSPCVGSIQTTQLSPGFRGSEMEWIDNNGLFLLSNSSGFAFGFTTYNSSDTTSFLVSVIHQGSGTIVWTANRDAPVSHSDEFVFDKDGSAYLKSGGDVIWSTNTSGQGATRMELLDSGNLVLLGGGDGSSSASPLWQSFDHPTDTLLSGQSFTKGMLLVSDPSDSGLRYHLRIDSEDAKLFAEFASPQLYWSMQRDARKIDNQVGGDIRSAVLESNSWNFYDQNQSRIWQFIVDSADTSENVTRMAVLDTSGSITFSILPSSGQRNPSSIKIPEDSCDTPEACHPYFICYPGIRCQCPSVLSLDSNCNPGNVSSCDLSTSFKLAKVDDGVGYFATSFVSPSAKSNVTGCKDACLDNCSCAALFYDEKSGSCFLFDQIGSFKQIQSNTASYTYIKVTSNADGGKGSNGQGSSGSKTLMIVLIISFMTVAVIATLVYLACRIHRRKKIPEPSQGSSEEDNFLEGLSGMPVRFSYRELQMATDDFSVKLGEGGFGSVYLGKLPDGTRIAVKKLESIGQGKKEFRSEVSIIGSIHHIHLVKLRGFCAEGAHRLLAYEYMAKGSLDRWIFKKNQRDFSLDWDKRYNIALGTAKGLAYLHEDCESKIVHCDIKPENVLLDDNYHAKVSDFGLAKLMTREQSHVFTTLRGTRGYLAPEWITNYAISEKSDVYSYGMVLLEIIGGRKNFDPAETSEKSHFPSYAFKKMEEGKLKEIFDADLIYNDMDGRMETAIKVALWCIQEDLYLRPSMTKVVQMLEGLQDVPQPPTSSQLGFRLYANAFKAISEEGTCSGSGPSDCNSDAFLSAVRLSGPR from the coding sequence ATGAAGGCGCTTGTACTTCCCCTGATCGCGCCCTTCTTCTTTTTCCTGAGTCCGTGCGTCGGCAGCATCCAGACGACCCAACTCAGCCCCGGATTCCGGGGCTCCGAAATGGAGTGGATCGACAACAATGGGCTCTTCCTCTTGTCCAACAGCTCCGGTTTCGCTTTCGGCTTCACCACCTACAACAGTAGCGACACCACGTCCTTCCTGGTCTCGGTGATCCACCAGGGGAGCGGCACCATCGTCTGGACCGCCAACCGGGACGCGCCGGTGTCCCACTCTGACGAGTTCGTGTTCGACAAGGACGGCAGCGCGTACCTCAAGTCCGGTGGGGATGTGATATGGTCAACGAACACCTCTGGCCAGGGAGCGACGCGGATGGAGCTGCTGGACTCGGGCAACTTGGTACTCCTCGGCGGCGGCGACGGTAGCAGCAGCGCGTCGCCCCTTTGGCAGAGCTTCGATCATCCGACGGACACCCTCCTTTCTGGCCAGAGCTTCACCAAGGGAATGTTGCTGGTGAGCGACCCCAGTGACAGTGGCTTGAGGTATCATCTCCGAATCGACTCGGAGGATGCGAAGCTCTTCGCGGAATTCGCGTCACCCCAGCTCTACTGGTCCATGCAGCGTGACGCTAGGAAGATCGATAACCAGGTCGGCGGCGACATACGCTCCGCGGTGCTCGAATCCAATTCATGGAACTTCTATGATCAGAATCAATCTAGAATTTGGCAATTCATCGTGGATTCAGCTGACACCAGTGAGAATGTCACGCGAATGGCTGTTTTAGACACCTCTGGCTCCATCACATTCTCGATCCTCCCCAGCAGCGGCCAAAGAAACCCTTCGTCGATCAAGATCCCGGAAGACTCGTGTGATACACCTGAGGCCTGCCATCCATACTTCATATGTTACCCGGGCATCCGCTGTCAGTGCCCAAGCGTTCTCAGCTTGGACTCGAACTGTAATCCCGGTAATGTTTCTTCTTGTGACCTGAGCACTTCATTCAAGCTTGCCAAAGTTGATGATGGAGTTGGGTATTTCGCCACTAGTTTTGTCTCACCCAGTGCAAAGTCAAACGTGACAGGGTGCAAAGATGCATGCCTGGATAACTGCTCGTGTGCTGCCTTATTCTATGATGAGAAATCCGGCAGTTGTTTTCTTTTTGATCAGATTGGGAGCTTCAAGCAGATACAGAGCAACACAGCCAGTTACACTTATATCAAAGTGACCAGCAATGCAGATGGTGGCAAAGGATCAAATGGACAAGGAAGCAGTGGCAGCAAGACCTTGATGATTGTCCTAATCATCTCGTTCATGACTGTTGCAGTGATAGCAACTCTCGTCTATCTTGCTTGCAGGATTCATCGGAGGAAGAAAATACCAGAACCATCACAGGGGTCCTCAGAAGAAGATAATTTCTTGGAGGGACTATCTGGGATGCCGGTCAGGTTCAGCTACAGAGAGCTTCAAATGGCTACAGATGACTTCTCTGTCAAGCTCGGCGAAGGAGGGTTTGGCTCCGTCTATCTAGGAAAGCTTCCCGATGGCACAAGAATCGCAGTGAAGAAATTGGAAAGCATTGGCCAGGGGAAGAAAGAGTTCCGCTCCGAGGTGAGCATAATAGGCAGCATCCACCACATTCATTTGGTCAAACTTCGGGGTTTCTGTGCAGAAGGCGCACACAGGCTTCTGGCATATGAATATATGGCAAAAGGATCTTTAGATAGATGGATATTTAAAAAGAATCAAAGAGATTTTTCACTGGATTGGGATAAGAGGTATAATATAGCTTTGGGCACGGCAAAGGGGTTAGCTTATCTCCATGAAGACTGTGAATCAAAGATAGTTCATTGTGATATTAAGCCTGAAAATGTGCTTCTAGATGACAATTACCACGCAAAGGTATCAGATTTTGGACTAGCAAAGCTTATGACAAGGGAACAAAGCCATGTATTCACAACATTGAGAGGCACGAGGGGATACCTTGCACCAGAATGGATTACAAACTATGCCATATCGGAGAAAAGTGATGTGTACAGTTATGGTATGGTCTTGCTTGAGATAATTGGTGGCAGGAAGAACTTTGATCCTGCAGAGACTTCTGAGAAATCCCACTTTCCTTCATATGCTTTCAAAAAGATGGAGGAAGGCAAGTTAAAGGAAATTTTTGATGCCGACTTGATATATAATGACATGGATGGGAGAATGGAGACTGCAATTAAAGTTGCCTTGTGGTGCATTCAGGAGGACTTGTATTTAAGACCATCAATGACTAAAGTAGTCCAAATGCTAGAAGGACTACAAGATGTCCCTCAACCTCCGACATCATCGCAGCTGGGCTTCCGGCTTTATGCTAATGCGTTCAAGGCTATTAGTGAAGAGGGAACATGTTCAGGTTCAGGGCCATCAGACTGCAACAGCGATGCATTTCTATCTGCTGTTCGCCTATCTGGGCCTAGGTAA